The Neobacillus sp. PS3-34 genome has a window encoding:
- the queD gene encoding 6-carboxytetrahydropterin synthase QueD, translating to MYGFRIVDKLQKIDEDIYRDQLKYHSKRVLVSKEFTFDAAHHLHNYEGKCKNLHGHTYRVIFGISGFVDERGLMIDFGDIKEIWKNEIEIFLDHKYLNETLPPMNTTAENMVVWIYGKMAEALKREDRVNQYSGARVEFVRLFETPTSYAEARREWMEVE from the coding sequence ATGTACGGCTTCCGTATTGTTGATAAGCTTCAAAAAATAGATGAAGATATATATCGGGACCAATTAAAATATCATTCTAAACGCGTGTTGGTAAGCAAGGAATTTACATTTGATGCAGCACATCACCTTCATAACTATGAAGGCAAATGCAAAAATCTCCATGGCCACACGTACCGGGTTATTTTTGGAATCAGCGGATTTGTTGATGAGCGCGGGTTAATGATTGATTTCGGCGATATTAAAGAAATCTGGAAAAATGAAATTGAAATTTTCCTTGATCATAAATATTTGAACGAAACTCTGCCTCCAATGAATACTACGGCTGAAAACATGGTCGTCTGGATTTATGGAAAAATGGCCGAAGCACTGAAACGTGAAGATAGAGTTAACCAATACAGCGGTGCCCGCGTGGAGTTTGTCCGTTTATTTGAAACTCCAACTAGCTATGCGGAAGCAAGACGGGAGTGGATGGAAGTTGAGTAA
- the queE gene encoding 7-carboxy-7-deazaguanine synthase QueE produces MSKIPVMEIFGPTIQGEGMVIGQKTMFVRTAGCDYSCAWCDSSFTWDGSGKDLIRQMEAEEIWNELKAHGGESFSFVTISGGNPALLKNLNELITILKDNNIKICLETQGSKWQDWFYEIDELTLSPKPPSSKMVTDFDVLDSIVSKLQGKSQNFSLKVVVFDDQDYEYARHIHNRYHDVPFYLQVGNDDITTIDNGNLISRLLEKYEVLINKVTGDSELNNVRVLPQLHTYIWGNKRGV; encoded by the coding sequence TTGAGTAAGATTCCTGTTATGGAAATTTTCGGACCCACTATTCAGGGGGAAGGAATGGTGATCGGCCAGAAGACGATGTTTGTGCGGACTGCTGGCTGTGATTATTCCTGTGCCTGGTGCGATTCTTCCTTTACGTGGGATGGTTCCGGCAAGGATTTGATCCGACAGATGGAAGCGGAGGAAATCTGGAATGAATTGAAAGCCCATGGCGGAGAAAGCTTTTCATTTGTCACCATTTCAGGTGGAAACCCCGCACTATTGAAAAACCTGAACGAATTAATCACGATATTAAAAGATAACAATATTAAAATCTGTCTTGAAACACAGGGAAGCAAGTGGCAGGACTGGTTTTATGAAATTGACGAACTAACCCTTTCACCAAAACCGCCAAGCTCGAAAATGGTAACTGACTTTGATGTGCTGGATTCCATCGTATCCAAGCTCCAGGGTAAATCTCAAAACTTCAGTTTAAAGGTGGTTGTTTTTGACGACCAGGATTATGAATACGCGCGTCATATACACAATAGATACCATGATGTTCCATTCTACCTGCAAGTTGGAAATGATGATATTACCACAATTGATAACGGAAATCTCATATCCAGGTTACTCGAAAAATACGAAGTGCTGATCAACAAGGTCACAGGGGATTCAGAACTGAACAATGTCAGAGTGCTTCCTCAATTGCATACTTATATTTGGGGTAACAAACGGGGAGTTTAA
- a CDS encoding selenium-binding protein SBP56-related protein — MKDIGAVPPLVTDMVLSLDDRFLYVSCWGTGELRQYDVSDPFNPKLTDIVKIGGIANPTAHPTGKQITGGPQMVELSRDGQRAYFTNSLYSSWDDQFYPDGIKGAMVKVDIKPQGGMELDPLFLIEFGDTRAHQIRLEGGDSSTDTFCYP; from the coding sequence CTGAAGGATATTGGAGCGGTCCCTCCTCTGGTCACAGACATGGTTCTATCTCTTGATGATCGTTTTCTTTATGTTTCGTGCTGGGGTACTGGTGAGCTGCGGCAATATGATGTAAGTGATCCATTTAATCCAAAGCTTACCGATATCGTTAAAATCGGTGGAATTGCGAATCCGACTGCCCACCCTACAGGAAAACAAATTACAGGCGGCCCTCAAATGGTCGAGCTAAGCAGGGATGGCCAGCGAGCATATTTTACAAATTCATTGTACAGTTCATGGGATGATCAATTTTATCCGGATGGAATCAAAGGAGCTATGGTTAAAGTCGATATTAAACCACAGGGAGGAATGGAGCTTGATCCATTGTTCCTGATCGAATTTGGCGACACAAGGGCTCACCAGATTAGACTTGAAGGTGGCGATTCTTCCACAGATACTTTCTGTTATCCGTGA
- a CDS encoding DUF2515 family protein — protein sequence MWWKTKQQFNFPLTPAATWIKNELMKKNNKASIQNPSIHEKTLIEQIIERTNEHNLNNVTRTKAYQVFYMKHPEIHWAFLAHMVSRNGGWNMTDLKGDFLSRLLGDIERNSFFDFLERANWLIFHDAYPQLLLYEESLKRGSSLFYLLPLFNISTFIEPVWNYFWKYQDSFVLTAGLIINEQNYIETRLVQNSFYKNEVIGTLEFLLQDVLSLNHILFPYVFEGGVNLAGRTVHQFENLNERILIGKKLYTILFRNKDQLKKTIEWAASNPHTGSRKDYWPHLFNHVKEMAPGKILLPRLDSCQLLPGAPRIFSPRLEFAWKNKGHVSEDVGDWYHDWRILSYISDSDEVINRGIQSEYCATLEKLELAAAAKKVLSVLD from the coding sequence ATGTGGTGGAAAACAAAACAGCAGTTCAATTTTCCCCTTACTCCGGCAGCCACTTGGATCAAAAACGAATTAATGAAAAAAAACAATAAAGCTTCCATACAAAATCCCTCTATACATGAAAAAACTCTAATAGAACAAATCATAGAAAGAACAAACGAGCATAACCTCAATAATGTAACGAGAACCAAGGCATATCAAGTTTTTTATATGAAGCATCCAGAAATTCATTGGGCTTTCCTGGCCCATATGGTATCCCGAAATGGCGGCTGGAATATGACCGATTTAAAGGGAGATTTCCTGTCCAGATTGCTAGGAGACATTGAAAGAAATTCCTTCTTCGATTTTTTGGAACGAGCGAACTGGCTTATTTTTCATGACGCGTATCCGCAATTGCTTTTATACGAAGAATCATTAAAAAGGGGCAGCAGCCTTTTTTATCTGTTGCCCCTTTTCAATATATCTACCTTCATTGAGCCAGTTTGGAATTATTTCTGGAAATATCAAGATTCCTTTGTTTTAACAGCCGGGCTCATCATTAATGAACAAAATTACATTGAAACCAGGCTGGTCCAGAATTCTTTTTATAAAAATGAGGTCATTGGCACACTGGAATTTTTGCTGCAGGATGTTCTATCACTTAATCATATCCTCTTTCCTTACGTTTTTGAAGGAGGAGTTAATCTCGCAGGTCGTACCGTCCACCAGTTTGAAAATCTTAACGAAAGAATTTTGATAGGTAAAAAGCTATATACTATTTTATTTCGCAATAAAGACCAATTAAAGAAAACTATAGAGTGGGCTGCATCCAACCCGCATACTGGCTCTCGAAAGGATTATTGGCCACATCTTTTTAATCATGTAAAAGAGATGGCACCTGGGAAGATCCTGCTCCCCCGCTTAGATTCATGCCAGCTCCTGCCTGGTGCACCTAGAATTTTCAGTCCCAGGTTGGAATTCGCATGGAAAAATAAAGGGCATGTCAGCGAGGATGTGGGCGATTGGTATCATGACTGGAGGATACTTTCATATATTAGCGATTCAGATGAAGTTATTAATAGAGGTATTCAATCTGAATATTGCGCCACACTGGAAAAGCTGGAGCTGGCAGCGGCTGCTAAAAAAGTATTGTCGGTGTTGGATTAA
- the shc gene encoding squalene--hopene cyclase translates to MNRIVEGISWIVKTLRQDQSPDGSWEYPFETGISTDAYMIILLRCLEINDEVLIQELTERILSRQDKNGCWRLFYDEENGNLSATIDAYYALLFSGFYKKNDNRLSAAREFILSNGGAEKAGMFTQVMLTMTGQQKWAAFFPIPLEMILLPLSFPINFYSFSVFGRANLTPIMILANRKYRLKTANTPDLSDIFVHKEERYINYGRTREWRSLFNMLEQGIKSLIGLPEHLHKMATDSAKQYMLDRIEPDGTLYSYFSSTFLMIFALLSLGLTKKDPIILKAVDGLKSMKCQINGFTHMQYTTATVWNTSLISSALQGAGVPSSDSMIKKANRYLLERQQYKYGDWAVHNPSSLPGGWGFSNINTINPDVDDTTASLRSIAGRVPQSTQYLQAWERGMQWLLSMQNSDGGWPAFEKNTNSPLLQFLPIEKGEFLLADPSGADLTGRTLEFLGSYTNLSKNHSSIWTAAEWLNKHQEKDGSWYGRWGICYIYGTWASVTGLRAVGTPENHPSIKKAVKWLNSIQNVDGGWGESCKSDTEKRYIPLHASTLTHTAWALDSLVSVADRPTLQMKKAVDYLLENLDKDDWSTEYPKGQGQAGGLYIHYHSYRYIFPLLALAHYKKKFEI, encoded by the coding sequence TTGAATCGTATTGTAGAGGGCATCAGCTGGATTGTTAAAACACTCAGGCAGGATCAGTCTCCCGACGGCTCTTGGGAATACCCGTTTGAAACGGGAATTTCCACGGATGCCTACATGATCATTTTATTGCGATGCCTGGAAATTAATGATGAGGTTTTAATTCAGGAGCTCACAGAACGGATCTTAAGCAGACAGGATAAAAACGGATGCTGGAGGCTATTTTATGATGAAGAAAATGGCAATCTATCTGCCACCATCGACGCTTACTATGCGCTGCTTTTCTCAGGTTTTTATAAAAAAAATGATAATCGTTTGAGTGCTGCCAGGGAATTTATTCTAAGCAATGGGGGTGCTGAAAAAGCGGGAATGTTCACCCAGGTGATGCTGACGATGACAGGACAGCAAAAGTGGGCGGCGTTTTTTCCTATTCCACTAGAAATGATCCTTCTTCCGCTGTCTTTCCCTATAAATTTCTATAGTTTTTCCGTTTTCGGTCGGGCAAATCTTACACCGATTATGATTCTGGCAAACAGAAAGTACCGTTTGAAAACTGCTAATACACCGGACCTATCCGATATATTTGTTCATAAAGAGGAACGATACATCAACTATGGAAGAACGCGTGAGTGGAGATCATTGTTTAATATGTTGGAACAGGGCATTAAAAGCTTAATTGGTTTGCCGGAGCATCTTCATAAAATGGCAACTGACAGTGCAAAGCAGTACATGTTGGACAGAATCGAACCGGATGGAACACTATACAGCTATTTCAGTTCAACCTTTCTGATGATTTTTGCGTTGCTTTCACTAGGGCTTACTAAAAAAGACCCCATCATTTTAAAGGCAGTTGACGGTTTGAAGTCGATGAAATGCCAAATTAACGGATTCACCCACATGCAATATACAACAGCCACCGTATGGAATACTTCCTTAATCTCCTCTGCATTACAGGGAGCGGGTGTTCCGTCGTCCGATTCAATGATAAAAAAAGCAAATCGGTATCTGCTCGAAAGGCAGCAATATAAATATGGCGACTGGGCAGTTCATAATCCTTCAAGTTTGCCTGGAGGCTGGGGGTTTTCCAATATTAATACAATCAATCCGGATGTAGACGATACAACAGCATCATTAAGGTCGATTGCCGGGAGAGTTCCCCAAAGCACTCAATATCTTCAAGCATGGGAAAGAGGAATGCAATGGTTATTATCGATGCAAAATTCGGATGGTGGATGGCCTGCCTTTGAAAAAAATACGAACAGCCCTTTGCTGCAGTTTTTGCCGATTGAAAAAGGGGAATTTCTGCTGGCCGATCCATCGGGTGCTGACCTGACAGGCAGAACCCTGGAATTCCTTGGTTCGTATACAAATCTTTCAAAAAACCATTCTTCTATTTGGACAGCTGCAGAATGGCTGAATAAGCATCAGGAAAAGGACGGATCGTGGTATGGGCGCTGGGGAATTTGTTATATATATGGAACATGGGCATCTGTTACCGGTCTGAGGGCAGTGGGTACACCTGAAAATCATCCATCTATTAAAAAGGCAGTAAAATGGCTAAATAGTATCCAAAATGTGGATGGAGGATGGGGTGAATCCTGTAAAAGCGATACCGAAAAAAGGTATATTCCCTTACATGCGAGCACCTTAACACATACCGCATGGGCTTTGGATTCATTAGTGTCTGTCGCGGATCGACCAACACTTCAGATGAAGAAAGCGGTCGATTATTTACTAGAAAATCTTGATAAAGATGATTGGTCCACAGAATATCCGAAGGGACAGGGGCAGGCGGGCGGTTTATATATACACTATCACAGCTACCGATATATCTTTCCGCTCCTAGCGTTGGCACACTACAAGAAAAAATTTGAGATTTAG